A section of the Methanofollis sp. UBA420 genome encodes:
- a CDS encoding molybdopterin biosynthesis protein — protein MVKRYLDLVSLARALEVIRERFGSKKPRTETVPLEEAAGRVTAGPIYARFSVPGMHISAMDGIAVRSAETHGASETRPVVLPDAVRVNTGNLVPPEYDAVIMIEDVWIGEGTWTIRKPAAPWQHVRPVGEDIGESEMILPSLHAVRPHELGALAAYGVTEVEVLAFSAGIVPTGSELVPAGTRPGPGQAVESNSLMAAAHLRSLGVAARRYPIVPDEPDLIRAAIEKGIRENDLLIVSAGSSAGTRDFTASLIAERGEVLVHGVGIKPAKPVIIGEIEGKPVIGLPGYPLAAYTILREVVTPLVGTYGFPVPEPETVDAALTTTLHSDIGTDEFVLLSVGRIGERWVAVPQSRGAGVQMSAVRANALMTIPSSKEGAEAGETVRARLLVPRRQAGEGVLITGSHDPCLDRLADMVRPAGVDIHSTHVGSMGGLLTLKKRQCHAAPMHLLGPDGEYNLPYLRKYLPDEDLVLLCVAEREQGLISRDKVSFDDLPALRYANRQKGSGTRILFDQLIGELGIGPADVRGYGREFTTHLGVALAVRSGEADCGMGVYSAAKALGLTFTPVATERYELVMHADALDDPRVAAIADAVSSETFTKTLQEMGGYRTAETGVRRRLP, from the coding sequence GTGGTGAAGAGATATCTCGACCTCGTCTCCCTCGCCCGCGCCCTTGAGGTCATCAGGGAGAGGTTTGGCAGCAAAAAGCCGCGGACCGAGACCGTACCCCTCGAAGAGGCGGCGGGCCGGGTGACGGCGGGACCGATCTATGCCCGCTTCTCCGTGCCCGGCATGCACATCTCGGCGATGGACGGGATCGCCGTCCGCAGCGCGGAGACGCACGGGGCCTCGGAGACCAGGCCTGTCGTCCTCCCCGACGCCGTGCGGGTGAACACCGGCAACCTGGTGCCGCCCGAATACGACGCGGTGATCATGATCGAGGACGTCTGGATCGGCGAAGGCACCTGGACGATCCGGAAACCGGCGGCCCCGTGGCAGCATGTGCGGCCTGTCGGCGAGGACATCGGGGAGTCGGAGATGATCCTCCCCTCCCTCCACGCGGTCCGGCCGCACGAACTCGGCGCCCTCGCCGCCTACGGCGTGACCGAGGTGGAGGTGCTCGCCTTCTCCGCGGGCATCGTACCGACGGGGAGCGAACTGGTGCCCGCGGGCACACGGCCGGGACCGGGGCAGGCGGTGGAGAGCAACTCCCTGATGGCGGCGGCCCATCTCAGGTCCCTCGGCGTCGCGGCCAGGCGGTACCCGATCGTGCCGGACGAGCCAGACCTGATCAGGGCGGCGATCGAAAAGGGGATCAGGGAGAACGACCTCCTCATCGTCTCCGCCGGTTCGTCCGCGGGGACGCGGGACTTCACCGCCTCCCTCATCGCCGAACGCGGCGAGGTGCTCGTCCACGGCGTCGGGATCAAGCCGGCAAAGCCGGTGATCATCGGGGAGATCGAGGGGAAGCCTGTCATCGGGCTGCCCGGATACCCCCTTGCCGCCTACACGATCCTGAGAGAGGTCGTCACCCCCCTCGTCGGGACGTACGGTTTCCCTGTCCCCGAACCCGAGACTGTGGACGCCGCCCTCACGACGACGCTCCACTCAGACATCGGCACCGACGAGTTCGTCCTCCTCTCCGTGGGGAGGATCGGGGAGAGATGGGTGGCCGTGCCCCAGTCGCGGGGCGCGGGCGTCCAGATGTCCGCGGTGCGGGCGAACGCCCTGATGACGATCCCGTCCTCGAAGGAGGGGGCAGAGGCCGGGGAGACGGTCAGGGCCCGTCTCCTCGTGCCGCGGCGGCAGGCAGGGGAAGGGGTGCTCATTACGGGGAGTCACGACCCCTGCCTGGACCGCCTGGCCGATATGGTCAGGCCGGCAGGCGTGGACATCCACTCGACGCATGTCGGGTCGATGGGCGGCCTCCTCACTCTCAAAAAGAGGCAGTGCCACGCGGCGCCGATGCACCTCCTCGGCCCGGACGGCGAGTACAACCTCCCGTACCTGAGGAAGTACCTGCCTGACGAGGACCTCGTCCTCCTCTGCGTGGCGGAGAGGGAGCAGGGGCTCATCTCGCGGGATAAAGTATCCTTCGACGATCTCCCGGCCCTGCGGTACGCGAACAGGCAGAAAGGGTCGGGGACGCGGATCCTCTTCGACCAGCTCATCGGCGAACTCGGGATCGGGCCTGCCGACGTCAGGGGGTACGGGAGGGAGTTCACGACCCACCTCGGCGTCGCCCTGGCCGTCAGGTCGGGCGAGGCAGACTGCGGCATGGGCGTGTACTCCGCGGCAAAGGCCCTCGGCCTCACCTTCACGCCGGTGGCGACGGAGCGCTACGAACTCGTGATGCATGCCGACGCCCTCGACGACCCGCGGGTGGCGGCGATCGCGGACGCGGTCTCCTCGGAGACATTCACGAAGACTCTTCAGGAGATGGGCGGCTACCGCACGGCCGAGACCGGCGTGCGGCGGAGACTGCCCTGA
- the glp gene encoding gephyrin-like molybdotransferase Glp, with translation MSLFLDVVPVAKAVEVVRSTARPVGTEEVRLEDALHRVLADDVRAGHDLPGFDRSVVDGYAVKASDTTGASEAIPAMLSLRGRIEMGRAPPGKVDADSCWYIPTGGVLPAGADAVAMIEYSEAVGDEVLVQRPVAPGENVLSRDEDFATGAVVLQAGRRLTPQDLGVLASAGVAAVRVLGLPRIGIISTGNEVVPVEADLAPGQVRDANAYLCAGFVREHGCEPVRYGIVRDDPALLRPILERAVEECDCVLISGGSSKDMRDMTARVIGELGEVLVHGIAISPGKPTIIGTVGETPVIGLPGHPGSAYVVLAAVVGHLFAALSGAPVPVRRVRARLAANIPSAKGREDYVRVSVEGGQATPVFGKSGLLNTLVKSDGLVLVPAGREGLEEGDEVEVVLW, from the coding sequence ATGAGCCTCTTTCTCGATGTGGTGCCGGTCGCAAAGGCCGTGGAGGTCGTCCGCTCGACCGCCCGGCCTGTCGGCACCGAAGAGGTGCGGCTGGAGGACGCCCTCCACCGGGTGCTTGCCGACGATGTCAGGGCAGGCCATGACCTGCCCGGCTTCGACCGCTCGGTGGTGGACGGCTATGCGGTGAAGGCATCGGACACGACCGGCGCCTCGGAGGCAATCCCGGCGATGCTCTCCCTGCGGGGGAGGATCGAGATGGGCCGGGCGCCGCCGGGAAAGGTGGACGCGGACAGTTGCTGGTATATCCCGACAGGCGGGGTGCTCCCGGCAGGGGCTGACGCCGTCGCCATGATCGAGTACTCGGAGGCTGTGGGGGACGAGGTGCTCGTCCAGAGGCCGGTCGCACCGGGAGAGAACGTGCTCTCCCGTGACGAGGACTTTGCGACCGGGGCTGTCGTCCTCCAGGCGGGGCGGCGCCTCACTCCGCAGGACCTCGGCGTCCTTGCCTCGGCAGGGGTGGCCGCGGTCAGGGTGCTCGGACTGCCGCGTATCGGGATCATCTCGACGGGAAACGAGGTGGTGCCTGTGGAGGCCGACCTCGCGCCCGGACAGGTGCGGGACGCCAACGCCTACCTGTGCGCGGGTTTCGTGCGGGAGCACGGGTGCGAACCGGTGCGCTACGGGATCGTCCGGGACGACCCCGCGCTCCTCCGCCCAATCCTTGAGCGGGCCGTCGAGGAGTGCGACTGCGTCCTCATCTCGGGCGGGAGTTCGAAGGACATGCGGGACATGACCGCCCGTGTGATCGGCGAACTCGGGGAGGTGCTGGTCCACGGGATCGCCATCTCCCCCGGGAAACCGACGATCATCGGGACGGTCGGGGAGACGCCGGTGATCGGGTTGCCCGGCCACCCGGGCTCGGCCTATGTCGTCCTGGCGGCGGTGGTCGGCCACCTGTTCGCGGCGCTCTCGGGCGCGCCCGTGCCTGTGCGCCGGGTGCGGGCGCGGCTTGCCGCGAACATCCCCTCGGCAAAGGGGCGGGAGGACTATGTCCGCGTCAGTGTCGAGGGGGGACAGGCGACGCCTGTCTTCGGGAAGTCCGGCCTCCTGAACACCCTGGTGAAGAGCGACGGCCTTGTCCTCGTTCCGGCAGGGCGGGAGGGCCTTGAGGAGGGCGACGAGGTGGAGGTCGTACTGTGGTGA